Proteins encoded in a region of the Candidatus Moanabacter tarae genome:
- a CDS encoding hypothetical protein (UPF0353 protein Rv1481) gives MNFDQSIWLFIAIATFPVLTLLYIHAEKLKRNRLETFAAFKLLSNLAASVSPTKRNIKAGLIIAASCLILVSLARPHWGYYWQETRGKGIDILIALDTSKSMLAEDINPNRMERAKLAILDLVNRIEGDRVGLIAFSGSAFLQCPLTLDYNAFRLTLETINTSVISRGGTNFSAAIAEAQASFAVDDNFKVLVLITDGEDLEGAGIEQAKLAAREGVKIYTVGVGSPGGELIPFHGVDGNIDFLRDDNGNVIKTRLDETTLREISKITDAFYFPMGSKGDGLDKVYEVGLDSIPKQERQAHMQKLPYQRFQWPLGLAVIALIVESLISSRKYARRRTYSNIGLLLFPLLILYPFGFETVDASPSKAEKFYNEGNYLDAKEHYKEAIEKSPNDKRLYYNLGSTEYRDGSFDAAEKAFQLALETDDLDIQKNAFYNLGNTRYRMGEKSLKTDPKDTIKFWEQGIKDYKNTLTLDPANQDATFNLDFITKKLEELKKQLEQQNQEKEENQTEHSQNKDKTSQDREGQKKHQDKEKNQGQPTEQNSQEGKGKPEGLPKETKDKEELEEDQWERKSNGLMTREEARQLLESLRNEEKKLPITIFEFPDKRDSENRNLKDW, from the coding sequence ATGAATTTCGACCAAAGTATTTGGCTTTTCATCGCTATCGCCACCTTTCCGGTATTAACACTTCTCTACATCCACGCAGAAAAACTTAAGAGGAATCGCCTTGAGACATTTGCTGCCTTCAAACTTCTTTCAAATCTTGCCGCCTCCGTCAGCCCGACAAAACGAAACATCAAGGCAGGCCTTATAATCGCCGCATCCTGCCTAATTCTAGTCTCCTTGGCCCGTCCTCATTGGGGCTATTATTGGCAAGAGACAAGAGGCAAAGGAATCGACATTCTCATAGCCCTTGATACTTCGAAGAGCATGCTTGCAGAAGACATTAACCCGAACCGTATGGAGCGGGCTAAACTGGCGATCCTCGACCTTGTAAACCGTATCGAGGGAGACAGAGTAGGCTTGATCGCCTTTTCCGGAAGCGCCTTTCTACAATGTCCTCTGACTCTCGACTACAATGCATTTCGCCTAACCCTGGAGACAATCAACACTTCCGTTATATCTCGTGGAGGAACAAACTTTTCCGCTGCCATAGCTGAAGCCCAGGCATCATTCGCTGTAGATGATAACTTCAAAGTCCTCGTATTAATCACGGATGGCGAAGATCTCGAAGGGGCAGGCATAGAACAAGCCAAACTAGCAGCTAGGGAAGGGGTTAAGATTTACACAGTTGGAGTGGGGAGCCCAGGCGGGGAACTCATACCATTTCATGGAGTAGACGGCAACATTGATTTTCTCCGTGATGATAATGGGAACGTCATCAAAACAAGATTAGACGAAACAACTCTACGTGAGATTTCTAAGATCACGGACGCATTCTATTTTCCTATGGGTAGCAAAGGTGACGGACTCGATAAAGTCTATGAAGTGGGTCTTGATTCGATACCCAAACAAGAGAGGCAGGCTCATATGCAAAAGCTTCCCTATCAGCGTTTCCAGTGGCCGCTAGGTCTCGCCGTCATTGCACTTATTGTAGAGTCCCTTATTAGTTCTCGAAAGTACGCAAGGCGTCGCACATATTCAAATATTGGGCTTCTCCTGTTTCCATTACTAATTCTTTACCCTTTTGGCTTTGAAACAGTTGATGCCTCTCCTTCAAAGGCGGAGAAGTTCTATAACGAAGGGAACTATCTGGATGCGAAGGAGCACTATAAAGAAGCAATTGAAAAATCCCCTAATGACAAACGACTTTACTATAATCTAGGTTCGACGGAATATCGCGATGGATCATTCGATGCGGCTGAGAAAGCCTTCCAATTAGCGCTCGAAACCGACGATTTAGATATCCAGAAGAATGCTTTCTACAATCTTGGAAATACGCGATACCGCATGGGGGAAAAATCTTTAAAAACCGATCCGAAAGACACTATTAAATTCTGGGAACAGGGCATTAAAGACTACAAGAACACACTCACCCTCGACCCAGCGAACCAAGATGCTACGTTCAATCTAGATTTTATTACCAAGAAACTCGAGGAATTGAAAAAGCAACTAGAACAACAGAACCAGGAAAAGGAAGAAAATCAGACCGAACACAGCCAAAACAAGGATAAAACGAGTCAGGATAGAGAAGGTCAGAAGAAACACCAAGACAAAGAAAAGAACCAAGGGCAACCAACTGAACAAAACTCTCAAGAGGGGAAAGGAAAACCTGAAGGCCTACCGAAAGAAACCAAGGATAAGGAAGAACTAGAGGAGGATCAGTGGGAAAGGAAATCCAACGGGCTCATGACACGGGAAGAAGCGCGTCAGCTTCTCGAATCGCTTAGAAACGAGGAAAAGAAACTTCCAATAACAATTTTCGAGTTTCCGGATAAAAGAGATTCAGAGAATCGAAACCTGAAGGATTGGTAA